In Quercus robur chromosome 10, dhQueRobu3.1, whole genome shotgun sequence, a genomic segment contains:
- the LOC126702156 gene encoding uncharacterized protein LOC126702156 isoform X1 has product MATTACFIIVSRNDIPIYEAEVGSAAKREDAAQLHQFILHAALDIVQDIAWTTSAMFLKAIDRFNDLVVSVYVTAGHTRLMLLHDSRNDDGIKSFFQEVHELYIKVLLNPLYLPGSRIASSHFDTKVRALARKYL; this is encoded by the exons ATGGCAACCACAGCTTGTTTTATCATTGTAAGCAGGAACGACATCCCTATATATGAAGCTGAAGTTGGATCAGCTGCTAAA AGAGAAGATGCTGCTCAGTTGCATCAGTTCATATTACATGCCGCTTTGGATATTGTTCAGGACATTGCATGGACTACTAGTGCCAT GTTCTTGAAAGCAATAGACAGATTTAATGATTTGGTGGTGTCAGTATATGTTACAGCTGGTCATA CACGATTGATGCTGCTTCATGACTCTCGTAATGATGATGGAATTAAGAGCTTTTTCCAAGAGGTTCACGAGCTTTATATAAAG GTTCTTCTTAATCCCCTGTACTTGCCTGGTTCTCGCATTGCATCATCACACTTTGATACAAAAGTCCGTGCCCTTGCACGAAAATATCTGTAG
- the LOC126702156 gene encoding uncharacterized protein LOC126702156 isoform X2, whose translation MATTACFIIVSRNDIPIYEAEVGSAAKLHQFILHAALDIVQDIAWTTSAMFLKAIDRFNDLVVSVYVTAGHTRLMLLHDSRNDDGIKSFFQEVHELYIKVLLNPLYLPGSRIASSHFDTKVRALARKYL comes from the exons ATGGCAACCACAGCTTGTTTTATCATTGTAAGCAGGAACGACATCCCTATATATGAAGCTGAAGTTGGATCAGCTGCTAAA TTGCATCAGTTCATATTACATGCCGCTTTGGATATTGTTCAGGACATTGCATGGACTACTAGTGCCAT GTTCTTGAAAGCAATAGACAGATTTAATGATTTGGTGGTGTCAGTATATGTTACAGCTGGTCATA CACGATTGATGCTGCTTCATGACTCTCGTAATGATGATGGAATTAAGAGCTTTTTCCAAGAGGTTCACGAGCTTTATATAAAG GTTCTTCTTAATCCCCTGTACTTGCCTGGTTCTCGCATTGCATCATCACACTTTGATACAAAAGTCCGTGCCCTTGCACGAAAATATCTGTAG